Proteins co-encoded in one Verrucomicrobiota bacterium genomic window:
- a CDS encoding amino acid transport protein has product MDLTNPSWLDANYLWASVIWSAVGMGYFVYGKRQQALGPLFGGIFIMGASYFITSAAGLSALSLAIMAAIYFLGRD; this is encoded by the coding sequence ATGGACCTTACCAACCCGAGCTGGCTCGATGCCAATTACCTCTGGGCTTCCGTCATCTGGAGCGCGGTCGGGATGGGCTATTTTGTTTATGGCAAGCGCCAGCAGGCTTTGGGGCCGCTGTTTGGCGGCATATTCATAATGGGTGCCTCGTACTTTATCACCTCCGCCGCCGGGCTGAGTGCGCTCAGTCTCGCCATTATGGCCGCGATTTACTTCCTGGGGCGGGATTAG
- a CDS encoding peptidylprolyl isomerase: MKKLPIVLTVAGFTAFALTCATAAETKADKPAAAPAATLNDLFPDKVVAKGKSIEIKRSEVDEAYTLLAANARNQGQQIPLEQRGKYEAMLLDRLVITHLLLNRATAEDKTKAKDQVEKFIADSRKRMPNPEMFETQIKALGMSMAQFTNRVTEQALCDEVVGREVRSKITISDADAKKYYDENAKQFEEPERVRAAHVLIGTKDSEDPTPNPAQKKDLPEAKKAEKRKLAESILERAKKGEDFGKLAKEFSDDPGSKDKGGEYTFGRGQMVPEFEAAAFGQEVGKISDVVTTTFGYHIIKTLEKFPAKKSEYAAVSEDIKKGLQGQEVRKQMQPFLEKMKSEAAIEILDESLKPVEPPKPPSGTPKAPASEPKK; the protein is encoded by the coding sequence ATGAAAAAACTACCCATCGTACTCACCGTCGCCGGCTTCACGGCTTTTGCCCTGACCTGCGCCACTGCCGCTGAAACCAAAGCGGATAAACCTGCCGCCGCGCCCGCCGCGACGCTGAACGACCTGTTCCCGGACAAAGTCGTGGCCAAGGGCAAAAGCATTGAAATCAAGCGCTCGGAAGTGGATGAGGCGTACACGTTGCTGGCCGCCAACGCCCGCAACCAGGGCCAGCAAATCCCGCTCGAACAGCGCGGCAAGTATGAGGCCATGCTGCTTGACCGCCTCGTCATTACCCACCTGCTCCTCAACCGTGCCACCGCCGAGGATAAAACCAAGGCCAAAGACCAGGTGGAGAAATTCATTGCGGACTCCCGCAAGCGCATGCCCAACCCGGAAATGTTCGAGACCCAGATCAAGGCGCTGGGCATGAGCATGGCTCAGTTCACCAACCGCGTCACCGAACAAGCCTTATGCGACGAAGTCGTCGGGCGCGAAGTTCGTTCCAAAATCACCATCTCGGATGCCGATGCCAAGAAATACTACGACGAAAATGCCAAGCAATTCGAGGAACCGGAACGCGTGCGCGCCGCGCATGTCCTGATCGGCACCAAGGATTCGGAAGATCCCACCCCAAACCCCGCCCAGAAGAAAGATTTGCCCGAAGCCAAGAAGGCGGAGAAGCGCAAGCTGGCCGAGAGCATTCTGGAACGCGCCAAGAAGGGCGAAGACTTTGGCAAGCTCGCCAAGGAGTTTTCCGATGACCCTGGTTCCAAGGACAAAGGCGGCGAATACACCTTTGGCCGCGGCCAGATGGTGCCCGAGTTCGAGGCGGCTGCGTTTGGCCAGGAAGTTGGTAAGATCAGCGACGTGGTGACCACCACCTTCGGCTATCACATCATCAAGACCCTGGAAAAGTTTCCCGCCAAAAAATCCGAATACGCGGCGGTGTCCGAAGACATCAAGAAGGGGTTGCAAGGCCAGGAAGTGCGCAAGCAGATGCAGCCCTTCTTGGAGAAAATGAAGAGTGAGGCCGCGATTGAAATTCTGGACGAAAGCCTGAAGCCGGTGGAACCGCCCAAACCTCCGTCGGGCACCCCCAAGGCACCGGCCAGCGAACCCAAGAAGTAA
- a CDS encoding DUF1080 domain-containing protein, with protein sequence MITTVGSALLLAATVSSASTGSPFYGDPPDERHAWAVHDHNRPQPPRVEPLPASSLDTKAPAGAVILCDGTEASLANWEADKNGNEPTKWIIHDGAMECVPKSGYVRTKQKFGDCQLHVEWAAPTPPQGESQGRGNSGIFLMGAVEIQVLDNYNNPTYADGFACSMYGVNPPKANALRPPGEFQCIDIEFRRPVYKDGQCVEPGYVTVKCNGILVQDHTQIEGGTGHRGRSKPGPLPEVGPLKLQDHGNPVRFRNIWIRELPPRSGAITTYGPLSASEVAAQRKETAATLRKDAATLTEPVAKATRLMESLVYENDAATLKQVEQMFGEYVGKLKALPADKLNAAKDEAKRTAEYFGYMGKFKLLPEGFAPKAELTQFVKQQGWDKKK encoded by the coding sequence GTGATTACCACGGTTGGCAGCGCGCTGTTGCTCGCCGCCACGGTTTCTTCCGCTTCCACCGGTTCGCCCTTCTACGGCGATCCCCCGGATGAACGCCATGCCTGGGCCGTCCACGACCACAACCGCCCGCAGCCGCCCCGCGTGGAACCCCTGCCGGCCAGCTCGCTGGATACCAAGGCGCCCGCCGGAGCCGTGATTCTTTGCGACGGCACCGAGGCCTCCCTGGCCAACTGGGAAGCCGACAAGAACGGCAACGAACCCACCAAGTGGATCATCCACGACGGCGCGATGGAATGCGTGCCGAAGTCCGGCTACGTCCGCACCAAGCAGAAGTTCGGCGATTGCCAGTTGCACGTCGAATGGGCCGCGCCGACCCCGCCTCAGGGCGAAAGCCAGGGCCGTGGCAACAGCGGCATTTTCCTCATGGGCGCGGTGGAAATCCAGGTGCTCGACAATTACAACAACCCGACCTACGCCGACGGTTTCGCCTGCTCCATGTACGGCGTGAACCCGCCCAAGGCCAACGCGCTGCGGCCCCCCGGCGAATTTCAATGCATTGATATCGAATTCCGCCGACCCGTTTACAAGGATGGCCAATGCGTCGAGCCCGGCTACGTCACCGTGAAATGCAACGGCATCCTCGTGCAGGACCATACGCAGATCGAAGGCGGCACCGGCCATCGCGGCCGCAGCAAGCCCGGCCCGCTCCCGGAAGTCGGCCCGCTCAAACTGCAGGACCACGGCAACCCGGTGCGTTTCCGCAACATCTGGATCCGTGAATTGCCGCCCCGCAGCGGCGCGATCACGACCTACGGCCCGCTGAGCGCCAGCGAAGTCGCCGCCCAGCGCAAAGAGACCGCCGCCACCCTCCGCAAGGACGCCGCCACCCTCACCGAACCCGTGGCCAAGGCGACCCGACTCATGGAATCGCTCGTCTATGAAAACGACGCCGCCACCCTCAAGCAAGTCGAACAGATGTTCGGCGAGTACGTCGGCAAGCTCAAGGCGCTCCCGGCGGACAAACTGAACGCCGCCAAAGATGAGGCCAAGCGCACCGCTGAATATTTTGGTTACATGGGTAAATTCAAACTGCTGCCGGAAGGCTTCGCCCCGAAGGCCGAGCTGACCCAGTTCGTCAAGCAGCAAGGCTGGGACAAGAAGAAGTAA
- the serA gene encoding phosphoglycerate dehydrogenase: MKNILVCDPVSPKGIALLQKCAGFNVTVLKQKLTEAELLPLVADTHAMVVRSETKVTRKVMEAAKHLRVVGRAGVGVDNVDVEAATEHGVLVMNTPGGNTISTAELTFSMLMSLARKIPQANASMKAGEWNRKAYSGMELYQKTLGILGMGRIGGEVAKRAIAFGMKVLAYDPYLSLARAKAMQVEVVELNEIFTQADFITVHMPMTDETKGMVNAAAFAKMKTGVRILNCARGGIVNEKDLFEAIKAGKVAGAALDVYEVEPPPKDFALRELPQVIMTPHLGASTDEAQENVGIEVAEQIIEYLTTGAVRNAVNMPSLDAKTYEAVKPFLSLGEKLGAVLAQVAPKRNDRIVITFGGKAAEIPTDLVTRHVLMGFLAQTVGKEVNSVNVRSVANSRGVLVEEIKSNEESDYNEWLHIAAFSGTQKVSAGGTILGKKHQPRIVRLLGQPVEIIPSGVLCIFNNKDRPGIVGQIGTLMGKHNINIANMSLSRDAVGGQALTVLNLDSVPSEAVVEEMQKDPDIFNVRTVKL, from the coding sequence ATGAAGAATATTTTGGTCTGTGATCCAGTATCGCCGAAGGGCATTGCCCTTCTGCAAAAGTGTGCCGGGTTCAATGTCACGGTGCTCAAACAGAAGCTCACCGAGGCGGAACTGTTGCCGCTCGTGGCGGACACGCACGCCATGGTCGTGCGTTCTGAAACCAAGGTCACCCGCAAGGTGATGGAAGCCGCCAAGCATTTGCGCGTGGTGGGCCGCGCCGGGGTAGGGGTGGACAACGTGGATGTCGAAGCCGCCACCGAGCACGGGGTGTTGGTGATGAATACGCCCGGCGGCAACACGATTTCCACCGCCGAACTGACGTTTTCGATGCTCATGTCCCTCGCCCGCAAGATTCCGCAGGCGAATGCCTCGATGAAGGCGGGCGAATGGAACCGCAAGGCGTACTCCGGCATGGAACTGTATCAGAAGACCCTCGGTATTCTCGGCATGGGCCGCATCGGTGGCGAAGTGGCCAAACGCGCCATTGCCTTTGGCATGAAGGTCCTGGCGTATGATCCGTACCTCTCGTTGGCTCGCGCCAAGGCGATGCAGGTCGAAGTGGTCGAGCTGAACGAGATCTTCACCCAGGCGGATTTCATCACCGTCCACATGCCGATGACGGATGAAACCAAGGGCATGGTCAACGCGGCGGCGTTCGCCAAGATGAAGACAGGGGTGCGGATTCTGAATTGCGCGCGCGGCGGCATCGTCAATGAAAAGGATCTTTTTGAAGCCATCAAGGCGGGCAAAGTCGCCGGGGCGGCGCTGGACGTTTATGAAGTGGAACCGCCGCCGAAAGATTTCGCGCTGCGCGAATTACCGCAGGTCATCATGACGCCGCATTTGGGTGCCAGCACCGACGAGGCGCAGGAAAACGTCGGCATCGAAGTGGCCGAACAAATCATTGAATACCTGACTACCGGGGCGGTGCGCAACGCGGTGAACATGCCCAGCTTGGACGCCAAGACGTACGAAGCCGTGAAACCGTTCCTCAGCCTCGGCGAGAAGTTGGGCGCGGTGTTGGCGCAGGTGGCCCCGAAGCGCAATGATCGCATCGTCATTACCTTTGGCGGCAAGGCGGCGGAAATCCCCACGGACCTCGTTACCCGGCACGTGCTCATGGGCTTCCTGGCCCAGACGGTTGGCAAAGAGGTGAATTCCGTCAACGTGCGCAGCGTGGCCAATTCGCGCGGTGTGCTGGTGGAAGAAATCAAATCCAATGAGGAAAGCGATTACAATGAATGGCTGCACATCGCCGCGTTCTCGGGCACCCAGAAGGTCAGCGCCGGCGGCACGATCCTTGGCAAGAAACATCAACCGCGCATTGTGCGCCTGCTGGGGCAACCGGTCGAGATCATCCCCTCCGGCGTGCTTTGCATCTTCAATAACAAAGATCGCCCGGGCATCGTTGGCCAGATTGGCACCCTGATGGGCAAGCACAACATCAACATTGCCAACATGAGCCTCAGCCGCGATGCCGTCGGTGGCCAGGCCCTCACCGTCTTAAACCTCGATAGCGTCCCCTCGGAGGCTGTGGTGGAGGAGATGCAGAAAGATCCCGACATCTTTAACGTCCGGACCGTTAAATTATAA
- a CDS encoding endo-1,4-beta-xylanase, with protein sequence MMKRFMTLPAVWLTLSLCASLQAAPPTRPLKETYRGYFDIGCAVPSLPGSFKETELALLREQFNSLTAENCMKPAPTEPRENEFRFAAGDSLAAFARSNNMKLVGHCLVWHEQCPDWMFQDGNQPAKRELVLQRMKNHIQTLVKHYQGQVVGWDVVNEAIDEHQPNGLRRSKWLSTVGEDFVEKAFQYAREADPNVQLYYNDFDIESPGKRKQVLKLITRLKAAGCRLDAVGIQGHYALDRVPLRNLEASIEEFYQAGVKVMITELDMDVLGRRNSGADLAMTEKAKPGAKPQAAICPPEILKQQADQYAELFRLLAKHRDKVTRVTFWGLHDGRSWLNTYPIQGRINHAMLFDRQCQPKPAFFSVSEALTRTSGAR encoded by the coding sequence ATGATGAAGCGATTCATGACATTGCCAGCGGTGTGGTTGACGTTATCCCTCTGCGCCTCCCTGCAGGCCGCGCCGCCAACGCGGCCGCTCAAGGAAACTTACCGCGGCTACTTTGATATCGGCTGCGCCGTGCCGTCGTTGCCCGGCTCGTTCAAAGAAACGGAGCTGGCCCTGTTGCGCGAACAATTCAACAGCCTGACCGCCGAGAATTGCATGAAGCCCGCCCCGACCGAGCCGCGCGAGAACGAATTCCGCTTTGCGGCGGGCGATTCCCTGGCGGCCTTCGCGCGCAGCAATAACATGAAGCTGGTGGGCCATTGCCTGGTCTGGCACGAGCAATGCCCGGATTGGATGTTCCAGGACGGGAACCAACCGGCCAAGCGCGAGCTGGTCCTGCAGCGGATGAAGAACCACATCCAAACGCTGGTGAAGCATTATCAGGGGCAAGTGGTGGGCTGGGACGTGGTCAACGAGGCGATTGATGAGCACCAGCCGAACGGCCTGCGACGCTCCAAATGGTTGAGCACGGTGGGCGAGGATTTCGTCGAGAAGGCGTTCCAGTATGCGCGGGAAGCCGATCCCAACGTGCAGCTTTATTATAACGACTTCGACATTGAGAGCCCGGGCAAACGCAAGCAGGTGCTGAAGCTGATCACGCGGCTCAAGGCGGCCGGTTGCCGGCTGGACGCGGTGGGCATCCAGGGGCATTACGCGCTGGACCGCGTGCCGCTCCGCAACCTGGAAGCGAGCATCGAGGAGTTCTATCAGGCGGGCGTGAAAGTGATGATCACGGAATTGGACATGGACGTGCTGGGACGGCGCAACTCAGGCGCCGACCTGGCCATGACTGAGAAAGCCAAACCGGGCGCAAAACCCCAGGCAGCGATCTGTCCGCCGGAAATCCTGAAACAACAGGCCGATCAATACGCCGAATTGTTCCGGCTACTGGCCAAACATCGGGATAAAGTCACCCGGGTTACCTTCTGGGGACTGCATGACGGGCGAAGCTGGCTGAATACTTACCCGATTCAAGGACGGATCAACCACGCGATGCTGTTCGACCGGCAGTGCCAGCCTAAGCCGGCATTCTTTAGCGTGAGCGAAGCGCTGACTCGAACCAGTGGAGCCCGTTGA
- a CDS encoding acetylxylan esterase has product MIIVARCLLAAAFLGWLCQPVAAEVRLAQTNGEWRVSAAGYEATVGADGCLTSFRVGGQEFFKSAAKFPRGLYPFLNGLLPVPQVTREADALVARGDKVSARYEFANNAITYTLSNQHKEKILGVLVLDPAVKVVNDAGKLRKTPTANSTQKVTWFAGSASLGMEGGSRIWRPWGDGLQVWEVAVAANESQQVRLTANPATPEQLAKAREFANRPPPPPPQDPKGPMWDLAALSKAPKTFPAAAFQTNELQALFFEGLPFEGKPTRVFAWLGMPKVKPGQKVPGMVLIHGGGGTAFAEWVRLWNERGYAAIAMDTCGCVPGGSHKEGRPHHADGGPAGWGGWGQIDWAREDQWTYHAVADAVLAHSLLRACPEVDAQRIGLTGISWGGYLTCIVAGVDSRFRFAVPVYGCGFTDEHGFAGSVKSLGPERAARWMRWWDPSAYLPKAAMPFLWVTGSNDFAYTMNALQKSYRLPTGGRNLCIRLRMPHGHGGAGEKPKEIQIFADSLLKDGAPLPRVTAQGREARTAWATCESKVPVAKAELCFTRDTGKWQDRKWELAPAQLVAGKATAPLPDQTKVYYFNFTDERECVVSTEHEELP; this is encoded by the coding sequence ATGATTATTGTTGCCCGCTGCCTGCTCGCCGCCGCCTTTCTGGGTTGGCTGTGTCAACCCGTCGCCGCCGAGGTGCGCCTGGCGCAAACCAATGGTGAATGGCGGGTGTCCGCCGCCGGTTATGAGGCGACGGTGGGAGCCGATGGCTGCCTGACGAGCTTCCGCGTCGGCGGCCAGGAGTTCTTCAAGTCCGCCGCCAAATTCCCGCGCGGATTGTATCCTTTCCTGAACGGGCTACTGCCCGTACCACAGGTCACGCGGGAAGCGGATGCGCTGGTGGCGCGCGGGGACAAGGTTTCCGCGCGTTATGAGTTTGCCAACAACGCAATCACGTACACGCTATCCAATCAGCACAAGGAGAAAATCCTGGGCGTGCTGGTGCTTGATCCTGCCGTGAAGGTGGTGAACGACGCCGGCAAGCTGCGAAAAACCCCCACGGCCAACAGCACGCAGAAAGTCACCTGGTTCGCGGGCAGTGCCAGCCTGGGCATGGAGGGCGGGTCGCGGATTTGGAGGCCGTGGGGCGACGGCTTACAGGTATGGGAAGTGGCGGTCGCGGCCAATGAGTCACAGCAGGTGCGCCTGACCGCCAACCCGGCCACGCCGGAGCAACTGGCCAAGGCCCGCGAGTTCGCCAACCGGCCACCGCCGCCACCACCCCAAGACCCGAAGGGGCCGATGTGGGATTTGGCGGCGTTATCCAAAGCGCCCAAGACCTTTCCGGCGGCGGCGTTTCAGACGAATGAATTGCAGGCGCTGTTTTTTGAGGGGTTGCCGTTCGAGGGCAAACCCACGCGGGTGTTCGCCTGGCTCGGGATGCCCAAGGTAAAGCCCGGTCAAAAGGTCCCAGGCATGGTGTTGATTCACGGCGGCGGCGGGACGGCATTCGCGGAATGGGTACGCCTGTGGAATGAGCGCGGTTACGCCGCGATTGCCATGGATACGTGTGGTTGCGTACCCGGTGGCAGTCATAAAGAGGGACGACCGCATCATGCCGACGGCGGCCCGGCGGGTTGGGGCGGCTGGGGGCAGATTGATTGGGCGCGCGAGGACCAGTGGACGTACCACGCCGTGGCGGATGCCGTGCTGGCGCACTCGCTGTTGCGCGCCTGCCCGGAGGTGGACGCCCAGCGCATCGGTTTGACGGGCATTTCCTGGGGCGGCTACCTGACCTGCATCGTGGCCGGGGTGGATTCGCGGTTCCGGTTCGCCGTGCCGGTGTATGGCTGCGGCTTCACGGATGAGCATGGTTTCGCCGGCAGCGTGAAGAGCCTCGGCCCGGAACGCGCCGCGCGCTGGATGCGCTGGTGGGATCCTTCGGCGTACCTGCCCAAGGCCGCGATGCCGTTCCTGTGGGTCACGGGCAGCAACGATTTTGCCTACACCATGAACGCGCTGCAAAAATCGTACCGCCTGCCCACGGGCGGGCGCAACCTCTGCATCCGCCTGCGCATGCCGCACGGCCACGGCGGGGCGGGCGAGAAGCCCAAGGAAATCCAGATATTCGCCGACAGCCTCCTGAAGGACGGCGCGCCGTTGCCGCGCGTGACCGCCCAAGGCCGCGAGGCCCGCACCGCCTGGGCCACGTGCGAATCCAAGGTGCCCGTGGCCAAGGCCGAACTCTGCTTCACCCGCGACACCGGCAAGTGGCAGGATCGCAAGTGGGAGCTGGCCCCCGCGCAGCTCGTGGCGGGCAAGGCCACGGCTCCCCTGCCCGACCAGACGAAGGTGTATTACTTCAACTTCACCGACGAGCGGGAGTGCGTCGTCAGCACCGAGCACGAGGAACTCCCGTAA
- a CDS encoding IS66 family insertion sequence element accessory protein TnpB — MTTMNNPPSEASPLVLKTDTRGRVFTPPSRREQLLNEFEQSGLCGAKFAALVGVKYQTFAAWALRRKRARGLANPPSQAGASPATVRWLEAVVQETQVPMTGSGKALGLQLPRGVRAELSDARQIEWVVALVRALEQKPC, encoded by the coding sequence ATGACAACGATGAACAATCCGCCGTCCGAAGCCAGTCCGCTGGTCCTCAAAACCGACACGCGTGGCCGTGTGTTTACCCCGCCCAGCCGCCGGGAGCAACTGCTCAACGAATTTGAACAGAGTGGCCTGTGCGGGGCCAAGTTCGCCGCGCTGGTGGGCGTCAAGTATCAAACCTTTGCGGCGTGGGCACTGCGCCGCAAGCGCGCGCGGGGGTTAGCCAATCCCCCTTCGCAGGCTGGCGCCTCTCCCGCGACGGTTCGCTGGCTGGAGGCGGTCGTCCAGGAAACCCAAGTACCCATGACCGGCAGTGGCAAGGCCCTGGGCTTGCAACTTCCCCGGGGCGTGCGCGCCGAGCTTTCGGATGCCCGCCAGATCGAGTGGGTGGTGGCGTTGGTCCGGGCGCTGGAGCAGAAGCCATGTTAA
- a CDS encoding IS66 family transposase, protein MEECQAALAQSLRENELLRQKIDALVRRVFGSSSEKLDPAQLQLLLGLAHGAAPAAAPAPATPPAPTPTVRAPRNARVNRLPENLPVIEEVIDPEPVKAQPEQWRCIGQEVNEQLDYEPGRFLRRRVVRRKYVQRAEPENPPVIAPLPPTLQERCLATPALIAHLVVAKYCDHLPLYRQEQIFQRRHGVYLPRQTLARWVDLAAAWLKPIYEQIRTGVMAGGYVQVDETPIDYLEPGAGRARQGYLWTGSRPGGDVFFQWHTSRAAACLERVIPVDFTGTVQCDGYTAYRAFAKSHAKPITLAGCWAHVRRKFYEARETAPSTAGWILRQIQNLYRIEAELRRVKAGPALREAIRASQSRPIVQRLKRAWLGLQAKKRFLPQSAMGAALEYALGQLPGLEVYLNDGRVEIDNNLVENAIRPTALGKKNWLFIGDADAGERSAILYTVIESCRRRQLDPYSYLKEVLTRLPHMTNRQIPEVTPAAWSKRHQPALQRLAS, encoded by the coding sequence CTGGAAGAATGCCAGGCGGCGTTGGCGCAGAGCCTGCGCGAGAACGAATTGTTGCGGCAAAAGATCGATGCGCTGGTGCGCCGCGTGTTTGGCTCCAGCAGCGAAAAACTCGATCCGGCGCAACTCCAGCTTTTGCTCGGACTGGCACACGGGGCCGCCCCGGCTGCTGCCCCCGCACCCGCCACGCCGCCCGCCCCAACTCCGACGGTGCGTGCCCCACGCAACGCCCGCGTGAACCGGCTGCCGGAGAACCTGCCCGTCATCGAAGAGGTCATTGATCCGGAGCCGGTCAAGGCCCAACCGGAGCAGTGGCGCTGCATCGGCCAGGAGGTGAATGAGCAACTGGATTACGAACCGGGGCGGTTCTTGCGCCGACGGGTGGTGCGCCGTAAATACGTGCAACGCGCGGAGCCGGAGAATCCGCCCGTGATCGCGCCTTTGCCGCCGACGTTGCAAGAACGCTGCCTGGCTACCCCCGCCTTGATCGCGCACCTCGTGGTCGCCAAGTATTGCGACCACTTGCCGCTGTATCGGCAGGAACAGATTTTTCAACGCCGCCATGGGGTTTATCTCCCTCGCCAAACCTTAGCCCGGTGGGTGGATCTGGCGGCCGCGTGGCTCAAACCCATCTATGAGCAGATTCGCACCGGGGTCATGGCGGGTGGTTATGTGCAGGTGGACGAAACGCCCATTGATTATCTGGAGCCCGGCGCCGGCCGGGCCCGGCAAGGGTATCTATGGACAGGCAGTCGTCCCGGTGGCGATGTCTTTTTCCAGTGGCACACCAGCCGGGCCGCCGCCTGCCTGGAACGCGTCATCCCGGTGGATTTTACGGGCACAGTCCAATGCGATGGGTACACCGCTTATCGGGCGTTTGCCAAGAGTCATGCCAAACCCATCACGCTGGCGGGCTGCTGGGCGCATGTGCGGCGCAAGTTCTATGAAGCCCGCGAAACCGCCCCGTCGACGGCTGGCTGGATCTTGCGCCAGATCCAAAACCTTTACCGGATTGAAGCCGAATTGCGCCGCGTGAAAGCGGGTCCGGCCTTGCGGGAAGCCATCCGGGCAAGCCAGAGCCGCCCCATCGTCCAGCGGCTGAAACGTGCCTGGCTCGGTCTCCAGGCCAAGAAACGCTTTCTGCCGCAGAGCGCCATGGGTGCCGCCTTGGAATATGCGTTAGGCCAACTGCCGGGTTTGGAGGTTTACCTCAATGATGGCCGGGTGGAGATTGATAATAATTTGGTCGAGAATGCCATCCGGCCCACCGCCCTCGGCAAAAAGAACTGGCTCTTTATTGGGGACGCGGACGCGGGCGAACGCAGTGCCATCCTTTACACGGTGATTGAAAGTTGCCGCCGCCGTCAGTTGGACCCGTACAGCTATCTCAAAGAAGTCCTCACCCGCCTGCCCCACATGACCAACCGCCAAATCCCGGAAGTCACCCCGGCGGCTTGGTCGAAGCGCCACCAGCCAGCGCTACAACGCCTCGCCTCATAA
- a CDS encoding DUF2271 domain-containing protein, whose protein sequence is MIKQTQLLTGWVVVLLLAMAGRLFGATATEGTATLEFTTVNPHGKYSPKNVLAVWVTDANTNFVKTITRFGGKRQKYLGAWNQARAGLAAVDGSTGATLSSHGTRTATWDGCDGKQQSMPDGKYRFVVEFTDHNGGGPLAVFPFEKGMATPKQVFPDQKNFTKIQVTFVPGRKAPTK, encoded by the coding sequence ATGATCAAACAAACTCAACTTTTGACTGGGTGGGTGGTCGTTTTGCTGCTCGCGATGGCGGGCAGACTGTTCGGCGCTACGGCGACCGAGGGAACCGCGACGCTGGAATTTACCACCGTGAATCCCCATGGCAAATACAGTCCCAAAAATGTGCTGGCCGTGTGGGTGACGGATGCCAATACCAATTTCGTCAAGACGATCACGCGCTTTGGCGGCAAACGGCAGAAATATCTTGGCGCTTGGAATCAGGCCCGCGCGGGTCTCGCGGCCGTGGATGGTTCCACCGGCGCAACGCTAAGTTCCCACGGAACGCGCACCGCAACCTGGGACGGATGCGACGGCAAACAACAGTCCATGCCGGATGGCAAATATCGGTTCGTCGTGGAATTCACCGACCACAACGGGGGCGGGCCGTTGGCGGTTTTCCCGTTTGAAAAAGGGATGGCGACGCCCAAGCAGGTTTTCCCGGATCAGAAGAACTTCACCAAAATCCAGGTAACCTTCGTGCCTGGTCGCAAAGCGCCGACGAAGTAG
- the tnpB gene encoding IS66 family insertion sequence element accessory protein TnpB (TnpB, as the term is used for proteins encoded by IS66 family insertion elements, is considered an accessory protein, since TnpC, encoded by a neighboring gene, is a DDE family transposase.), translating into MLTFTGSLKVFVAVEACDMRKGFNGLHALAAERLGEDPRQGALFVFTNRRHNRLKILCWDGTGLWVLTKRLEQGTFSWPKTLAPGTLKLCVRPEALALLTEGVDLRGAKLRPWYEREG; encoded by the coding sequence ATGTTAACCTTTACCGGCAGTCTCAAGGTATTCGTGGCCGTCGAGGCGTGCGATATGCGCAAAGGCTTCAACGGGCTGCACGCGCTGGCCGCCGAACGCTTGGGCGAGGATCCCCGGCAAGGCGCGCTGTTTGTGTTCACCAACCGCCGGCACAATCGGTTGAAGATCCTCTGCTGGGATGGCACCGGGCTGTGGGTGCTGACCAAGCGGTTGGAACAGGGCACCTTCTCCTGGCCCAAGACCCTCGCACCGGGAACGCTCAAGCTGTGCGTGCGCCCGGAGGCCCTGGCGTTGTTGACCGAGGGGGTGGATTTGCGCGGGGCCAAGCTGCGGCCGTGGTATGAGCGCGAGGGGTGA